In Campylobacter sp. VBCF_01 NA2, one DNA window encodes the following:
- a CDS encoding type II secretion system protein, which translates to MRKGFTMIELIFVIVILGILAAVAIPRLAATRDDAEISKAATNLSTVVSDVTAYYTSKTNFNSDMKKMTNVSLNIGTGDTFAGTLQVKGKDCIKITAVEPTAANVAYVQVTEVKTNADALCGVLAQVPAVEKMLTAEDANITGEKGVYPVGGSNVVY; encoded by the coding sequence ATGAGAAAAGGTTTCACTATGATCGAGTTGATCTTTGTTATCGTTATTTTAGGTATCTTAGCAGCTGTTGCTATCCCAAGACTAGCAGCTACGAGAGATGATGCTGAGATTTCAAAAGCAGCTACAAACCTAAGCACAGTCGTAAGTGATGTAACAGCTTACTATACATCAAAAACTAATTTTAATAGCGATATGAAAAAAATGACAAATGTAAGCTTAAATATTGGCACTGGTGATACTTTTGCTGGTACTTTACAAGTAAAAGGCAAAGATTGTATTAAAATTACCGCAGTCGAACCTACTGCTGCTAATGTTGCTTATGTTCAAGTAACAGAGGTAAAAACTAATGCAGATGCGCTATGCGGTGTATTAGCACAAGTTCCAGCTGTCGAAAAAATGCTAACAGCAGAAGACGCTAATATTACAGGCGAAAAAGGTGTATACCCAGTCGGCGGAAGCAATGTTGTTTATTAA
- a CDS encoding sulfatase-like hydrolase/transferase, with protein sequence MTYASLICFIISLFLAKFLHKKWLLGVACAGIFVYILAFVFDTILLIYLGKHFGFYVVTFIKTSLQGAPFSTFAKELALLGCVILAILLFCVIFYQKISPKLSKNIKFIPIFAIFFITAFLTNPLYINAKELYEIYNPPVAKFKKAVYPFVAVPKPKQAAKNKNIVYIYLESFDRDYLNSKIYPNLTPNLSALTNKIDFTNTTQVIDTEFTLKGLFGSHCALNYMFVFGKNDDEKFSQNIKCASDILKEQGYYLYFMKGADLEYQDTRIFLKQRNYDEMKGKSEILKSGEKSLNEWGVNDDDMLETAWEDFVRLSKEKKNFLQTLLTIGTHAPNGFLSKNCENLPFASDSQMQKAAHCTDFLVGKFIDKIRASEFSKDTIIVLQNDHPLFYSRDKHGKKLQNSKNLFVILDDDINGTITIDKKGTSFDTFTTLLGYMGILDEMNLGRNLLMADSLPFEDDNEIYKKASRIFTEISYDEIMRDSKIYTD encoded by the coding sequence ATGACATACGCTTCACTAATTTGCTTTATAATTTCACTTTTTTTGGCTAAATTTTTACACAAAAAATGGCTTTTGGGCGTTGCTTGTGCGGGAATTTTTGTGTATATTTTAGCCTTTGTTTTTGATACGATTTTGCTTATCTATCTTGGCAAACATTTTGGATTTTATGTCGTTACATTTATAAAAACATCTTTGCAAGGCGCGCCGTTTTCGACCTTTGCAAAAGAGCTCGCGCTTCTTGGTTGCGTGATTTTGGCGATTTTGCTTTTTTGCGTGATTTTTTACCAAAAAATTTCGCCAAAACTTAGCAAAAATATCAAATTTATACCGATTTTTGCGATATTTTTCATAACAGCTTTTTTGACAAATCCGCTTTATATAAACGCAAAAGAGCTTTATGAGATTTACAATCCCCCTGTGGCTAAATTTAAAAAAGCAGTTTATCCTTTTGTCGCTGTTCCTAAGCCCAAACAAGCGGCCAAAAATAAAAATATAGTCTATATTTATTTGGAGAGTTTTGATAGGGATTATTTAAATTCTAAAATTTATCCAAATTTGACGCCGAATTTATCCGCCCTAACTAACAAAATCGACTTTACAAACACCACGCAGGTAATCGATACTGAATTTACGCTAAAAGGGCTTTTTGGGTCGCATTGCGCGCTAAATTATATGTTTGTATTCGGCAAAAACGATGATGAGAAATTTTCGCAAAATATCAAATGCGCCAGCGATATTTTAAAAGAGCAAGGATATTATCTGTATTTTATGAAAGGTGCTGATTTAGAATATCAAGATACAAGAATTTTTTTAAAACAACGAAATTATGACGAAATGAAAGGCAAAAGCGAAATTTTAAAATCTGGCGAAAAAAGCCTAAACGAGTGGGGCGTAAATGATGACGATATGCTTGAAACAGCGTGGGAGGACTTTGTGCGCCTTTCGAAAGAAAAAAAGAATTTCTTGCAGACGCTTTTGACGATAGGAACTCACGCGCCAAATGGATTTTTATCCAAAAATTGCGAAAATTTGCCCTTTGCCAGCGATAGCCAAATGCAAAAAGCAGCGCATTGCACCGATTTTTTAGTCGGCAAATTTATAGATAAAATTCGCGCTTCGGAATTTAGCAAAGACACTATTATAGTTTTGCAAAACGATCACCCGCTTTTTTATTCTCGCGATAAACACGGCAAAAAATTGCAGAATTCAAAAAACCTTTTTGTGATTTTAGACGATGACATAAACGGCACCATAACGATAGACAAAAAAGGCACTTCGTTTGATACTTTTACCACTCTGCTTGGGTACATGGGGATACTAGACGAGATGAATTTGGGGAGAAATTTACTAATGGCGGATAGTTTGCCTTTCGAAGATGACAATGAAATTTACAAAAAAGCCTCACGGATTTTTACCGAGATTTCGTATGATGAGATAATGCGCGATTCCAAAATCTATACAGATTAA
- the galU gene encoding UTP--glucose-1-phosphate uridylyltransferase GalU — MIKTCLFPAAGYGTRFLPATKSLPKEMLPILTKPLIHYGVDEALEAGMNNMAFVTGRGKRALEDYFDRSYELEDQIKGTSKEYLLNDIRNLMSSCQFSFTRQEDMRGLGHAIFTGKTLVRDEPFGVVLADDLCINTAGEGVLAQMVKIYEKYRCSIVAVMEVEKEDVSKYGVIAGKSISDDLIMVSDMVEKPAPKDAPSNLAIIGRYILTPDIFDIIERTPAGKNGEIQITDALLEQAKNGVVMAYKFKGKRFDCGSVEGYVEATKYFYEKEFAKKKNDKK; from the coding sequence ATGATTAAGACTTGCTTATTTCCTGCTGCGGGGTATGGCACACGCTTTTTGCCAGCCACAAAATCGCTACCTAAGGAAATGCTTCCAATCCTTACAAAACCGCTAATTCACTATGGCGTAGATGAGGCGTTAGAAGCTGGTATGAATAATATGGCATTTGTTACAGGGCGTGGAAAACGCGCTTTGGAGGATTATTTCGATAGAAGCTATGAGCTAGAAGACCAAATAAAAGGCACAAGCAAGGAATATTTACTAAATGATATTAGAAATTTAATGTCATCTTGTCAGTTTTCATTTACCCGTCAAGAGGATATGAGAGGGCTAGGACACGCGATTTTTACAGGCAAAACTCTCGTTAGAGATGAGCCATTTGGCGTAGTTTTGGCTGATGATTTGTGTATAAACACCGCTGGCGAAGGCGTGCTAGCACAAATGGTTAAAATTTACGAGAAATATCGTTGCTCAATCGTAGCCGTAATGGAAGTAGAAAAAGAAGATGTCAGCAAATACGGCGTAATCGCAGGCAAAAGTATCAGCGATGATTTGATTATGGTTAGCGATATGGTCGAAAAACCAGCCCCAAAGGACGCCCCATCAAACCTAGCGATCATTGGCAGATACATACTCACGCCTGATATTTTCGATATCATCGAGCGCACGCCAGCTGGCAAAAACGGCGAAATCCAAATCACCGACGCACTCTTAGAGCAGGCCAAAAACGGCGTCGTAATGGCGTATAAATTCAAGGGAAAACGCTTTGATTGTGGCTCTGTGGAGGGTTATGTCGAGGCGACGAAGTATTTTTATGAAAAAGAATTTGCAAAGAAAAAAAATGATAAAAAATAA
- a CDS encoding glucose-6-phosphate isomerase has product MIKNKLFFTKAKNDALKNVALALKDEFEGGEIGYYHLPNSGESAIAQASEFLAGKNFSAVVVVGIGGSSVGVRAFYEMLREKIESNLRFEILDNLDDFSVKNALNGLKFNDTLFIISSKSGTTIETISLFKVILDEFGAQDLSRNFIFITDPNSALETYAKSQNATVINMPANVGGRFSVLSAVGLVPALALGLDARALLAGAKMAQERFLGEILNGNFENLENNEVVQKARHYATHKNATINVIFSYCDRLKAFNDWYVQLWAESIGKKIGYTRYGLTPVGLVGSRDQHSFLQLIMDGVKDKTVTFMKLKNSGTSRKIPNLSLGNLASCDFVNDLSLESVLNFQCDATAQAVINEGVSVDVIEVGALDETDAGFLFYYFELLTSGVGAILGVNTYDQPGVEAGKRILKSMILNR; this is encoded by the coding sequence ATGATAAAAAATAAACTTTTTTTCACCAAAGCCAAAAACGACGCGCTAAAAAATGTTGCTTTGGCGCTAAAAGATGAATTCGAAGGTGGCGAGATCGGGTATTATCACCTACCAAATAGCGGCGAGAGCGCGATTGCGCAGGCTAGCGAGTTTTTAGCTGGCAAAAATTTTAGCGCTGTCGTAGTCGTAGGAATCGGCGGTTCGAGCGTGGGTGTAAGGGCGTTTTACGAAATGCTACGCGAAAAAATAGAGTCAAATTTAAGATTTGAAATTTTAGATAATTTAGACGATTTTAGCGTCAAAAACGCCTTAAATGGGCTCAAATTTAACGATACGCTCTTTATCATCTCGTCCAAATCCGGCACCACAATCGAAACCATTTCGCTATTTAAGGTCATTTTAGATGAGTTTGGCGCGCAGGATTTGAGTCGTAATTTCATCTTTATCACAGATCCAAATTCGGCGTTAGAAACCTACGCAAAAAGCCAAAACGCCACCGTGATAAATATGCCAGCCAATGTGGGCGGGCGATTTAGCGTGCTTAGCGCAGTCGGCCTCGTGCCAGCTCTCGCTCTTGGGCTTGATGCGCGCGCTTTGCTAGCTGGCGCAAAAATGGCGCAAGAAAGGTTTCTAGGCGAAATCCTAAACGGAAATTTCGAAAATTTAGAAAATAACGAAGTCGTGCAAAAAGCCCGCCACTACGCCACTCACAAAAATGCCACAATCAATGTGATTTTCAGCTATTGCGACAGGCTCAAAGCCTTCAACGACTGGTATGTCCAGCTCTGGGCGGAGAGTATCGGCAAAAAAATCGGCTACACGCGCTACGGGCTTACCCCAGTAGGGCTAGTTGGCTCGCGCGATCAGCACAGCTTCTTGCAGCTTATCATGGACGGCGTGAAGGATAAAACAGTAACATTTATGAAGCTAAAAAACTCCGGCACATCGCGAAAAATCCCAAATTTGAGCTTGGGAAATTTGGCTAGTTGCGACTTTGTAAATGATCTAAGCTTGGAGAGTGTGCTAAATTTCCAGTGCGACGCGACCGCGCAAGCTGTGATAAACGAGGGCGTGAGCGTCGATGTCATCGAAGTGGGCGCGCTAGATGAGACAGATGCTGGATTTTTGTTTTATTATTTTGAGCTGCTAACTAGCGGGGTTGGGGCGATTTTGGGCGTGAATACCTACGACCAGCCGGGCGTTGAGGCAGGCAAACGCATACTAAAATCAATGATTTTAAATAGATAA
- a CDS encoding MFS transporter, giving the protein MRNPFHSLKYRNFRLYWIGMNLSLIGSWMQTIALPWIALTLTHDPFKVGLVSLAQFLPSLLFTLFSGVLLDRFDKLRILLCAQIGMMSIACIFALLAWFEAFSFANIFTLSLINGVFTAFDSPSRQALVRSLIASSSELPNAVALNSISFNLARITGPALAGLIMAHFGAKWCFVINAISFLAVIISLFFVKISEPASKVSRPNLRPLALIKQGFSYMLSKKILSEILFIVLILSTFIPNYNITISAFVKFDLAQGERYFGYLMSILGLGALCGALCVASFGNLSLKSIRICAVLVCVICALAGAVASFAYNATLIALLGFFFVLTNSSMNSTVQMHTSNEFRGRIMSIYTLFFLGSTPFGALFAGFFTDKFGAKFGFFISGFCALILLLALFYLRRNKSKPT; this is encoded by the coding sequence ATGAGAAATCCATTTCACTCCCTCAAATACCGCAATTTCAGGCTTTATTGGATTGGCATGAATCTCTCATTAATCGGCTCGTGGATGCAAACAATCGCGCTTCCGTGGATTGCGCTCACGCTCACGCATGACCCCTTTAAGGTGGGGCTTGTTAGCCTCGCGCAGTTTTTACCCTCGCTACTATTTACGCTATTCTCGGGCGTTTTGCTCGATCGCTTTGACAAGCTTCGCATACTTTTGTGCGCGCAAATCGGCATGATGAGTATAGCGTGCATTTTCGCCCTTTTGGCGTGGTTTGAGGCGTTTAGCTTCGCAAACATTTTCACGCTTTCCCTCATAAACGGCGTATTTACGGCGTTTGACTCGCCCTCGCGCCAAGCCCTCGTGCGCTCGCTCATCGCTTCTAGCTCCGAGCTTCCAAACGCAGTTGCGCTGAATTCAATCTCTTTCAACCTAGCCCGTATCACAGGACCTGCGCTTGCAGGGCTGATAATGGCGCACTTTGGCGCGAAATGGTGCTTCGTGATAAATGCTATTAGCTTTTTAGCCGTCATTATCTCGCTATTTTTTGTCAAAATTTCCGAGCCTGCTAGCAAAGTGTCGCGCCCGAATTTAAGACCCCTAGCACTCATCAAACAGGGCTTTTCGTATATGCTTTCTAAAAAAATTTTAAGCGAAATTTTGTTTATTGTGCTGATTTTATCGACCTTCATACCTAATTACAATATCACAATTTCAGCCTTTGTGAAATTCGATTTGGCTCAGGGCGAGCGGTATTTTGGGTATTTAATGTCGATTTTGGGGCTTGGGGCGCTGTGTGGGGCATTGTGCGTGGCTAGTTTCGGGAATTTGTCGCTGAAATCTATCCGCATTTGCGCCGTGCTTGTGTGCGTAATCTGTGCGCTGGCTGGGGCTGTGGCGAGCTTTGCTTACAATGCCACGCTAATCGCGCTGCTTGGATTTTTTTTCGTTTTGACAAACTCGTCGATGAACTCGACCGTGCAAATGCACACCAGCAACGAATTTCGCGGCAGGATAATGAGTATCTACACTCTATTTTTCTTAGGAAGCACGCCATTTGGCGCGCTTTTTGCGGGGTTTTTCACAGATAAATTTGGCGCGAAATTCGGCTTTTTTATCAGCGGATTTTGCGCGCTAATTTTGCTTTTGGCTCTGTTTTATCTGCGTAGAAATAAATCAAAACCTACTTAA
- a CDS encoding HIT family protein, whose translation MIYEDDIIFIEREESEIPWIKIFAKTKAKEITDLPSEQIAHLWAAVLECERSMRDFYNPDKINIASFANYVPKVHIHLQARFKNDSFFPESMWGKKMRKAKLDLPNFDEFAQILSANLKIAFK comes from the coding sequence ATGATATACGAAGATGATATAATTTTTATCGAGCGCGAAGAGAGCGAAATCCCGTGGATTAAAATTTTCGCCAAAACTAAGGCAAAGGAGATTACGGATTTGCCAAGCGAGCAGATTGCGCACCTTTGGGCGGCTGTTTTGGAGTGCGAAAGAAGCATGCGAGACTTCTACAACCCCGATAAAATCAATATCGCAAGCTTCGCAAACTATGTGCCCAAAGTCCATATTCACCTGCAAGCTAGGTTTAAAAACGACAGCTTTTTCCCCGAGAGTATGTGGGGCAAAAAAATGCGAAAAGCCAAACTCGATTTGCCAAATTTCGACGAATTTGCCCAAATTTTAAGCGCAAATTTAAAGATAGCGTTTAAGTAG
- a CDS encoding SDR family NAD(P)-dependent oxidoreductase: MKKALITGAGGGIGSAIARKFSQNGFEIVTLNSRFEDTASLKKELANLSKESFDTVILCAGVGNFDPFEAVSGDEISRVISVNLSANLIILNALINSLKRSHAHIIGIASIEAHRHSRFSALYSASKAGLRAFLLCLFEEYRKDLRVTCISPDMTQTPFFADLRFEPSSDERAYIDPDEIANFAYEAYKTKSNLSEIVIRPRIVGIKKKN, encoded by the coding sequence ATGAAAAAAGCGTTGATTACGGGCGCAGGTGGCGGGATCGGCAGTGCGATAGCGCGGAAATTTAGCCAAAACGGCTTTGAAATTGTAACCTTGAATTCGAGATTTGAGGATACTGCCTCGCTTAAAAAAGAGCTAGCAAATTTGAGCAAAGAGAGCTTTGATACTGTGATTTTATGCGCTGGCGTGGGCAATTTCGACCCTTTTGAGGCGGTAAGCGGGGACGAGATTTCGCGCGTGATAAGCGTGAATTTAAGCGCAAATTTGATAATCCTAAATGCGCTAATCAATTCGCTCAAACGCTCGCACGCCCATATCATCGGCATTGCTTCGATTGAGGCGCACAGACACTCGCGATTTAGCGCGCTGTATTCGGCTTCTAAGGCGGGACTAAGAGCGTTTTTGCTATGTTTGTTTGAAGAGTATCGCAAGGATTTGCGCGTAACTTGCATAAGCCCCGATATGACGCAAACGCCATTTTTTGCAGATTTGCGCTTTGAGCCGAGCAGTGATGAGCGCGCCTATATCGACCCAGACGAGATTGCAAATTTCGCCTATGAGGCGTATAAAACCAAGTCAAATTTGAGCGAAATCGTAATTCGCCCGCGTATCGTAGGGATAAAAAAGAAAAATTAA
- a CDS encoding SPL family radical SAM protein translates to MSEINDEFKLALNAENSELLREFFLSGHFSFQERKQIAEICADLQAWGENVGEILKLAKFGENRGVNFASNFSRNPSANFSGNSNTNFSENPSVNSEPNLQSKPASNHACKQVFARIKSAYELIKSRPPAYENFTPHYTPKRYEISRFAGEKLALGRCPVASEGTRCCNLLTLDAINSCGFDCSYCAIGSFYKNGVVGFDENFGANLAKLHLDSDKIYHIGTGQSSDSLMWGDNFGILSALNSFARAHENVILELKSKSNNISFFLQNDISRNIIVTFSLNPQIIIENEEHLSASLDERLNAAKKLAQKGILVGFHFHPMIYFEGWRDEYSVIFARLVREFDPSSVALVSFGTLTFIKPVIKKLRARGLESKILQMPFSQANGKISYPKNIKLEMFKFAYSSLRAWHEEVFFYLCMEDEALWGEVFGREFASNDEFERAMKEAYMRKIKENL, encoded by the coding sequence ATGAGTGAAATAAATGACGAGTTCAAACTCGCACTAAACGCCGAAAATAGCGAGCTTTTGCGCGAATTTTTTCTATCGGGGCATTTTAGCTTCCAAGAGCGCAAGCAAATCGCCGAAATTTGCGCTGATTTGCAGGCTTGGGGCGAAAATGTGGGGGAAATTTTAAAATTAGCGAAATTTGGCGAAAATCGTGGCGTAAATTTTGCTTCGAATTTCAGCAGGAATCCTAGCGCAAATTTTAGCGGAAATTCTAACACAAATTTCAGCGAAAATCCTAGCGTAAATTCAGAGCCAAATTTACAATCCAAACCCGCCTCAAACCACGCTTGCAAGCAGGTTTTCGCGCGCATAAAATCCGCGTATGAGCTAATCAAATCGCGCCCGCCCGCGTATGAAAATTTCACTCCGCACTATACGCCCAAACGCTACGAAATATCGCGTTTTGCGGGCGAAAAGCTAGCCCTTGGTCGCTGTCCTGTCGCTAGCGAGGGGACGCGCTGTTGCAATCTACTCACGCTCGATGCGATCAATTCGTGCGGGTTTGACTGCTCGTATTGCGCGATTGGCTCGTTTTACAAAAACGGCGTCGTGGGATTTGATGAAAATTTCGGCGCAAATCTAGCGAAACTGCACCTTGATAGTGATAAAATTTATCATATCGGCACAGGTCAGAGCTCGGATTCGCTCATGTGGGGCGATAATTTCGGCATTTTAAGCGCGCTAAATTCCTTCGCCAGAGCGCATGAAAATGTGATTTTAGAGCTAAAAAGCAAGTCGAATAATATTTCCTTTTTTTTGCAAAACGACATTTCGCGCAACATCATCGTGACATTTTCGCTAAATCCGCAAATCATTATCGAAAATGAAGAACATCTCAGCGCTAGCCTAGATGAGCGCTTAAATGCTGCCAAAAAACTGGCGCAAAAGGGCATTTTGGTGGGATTTCACTTTCACCCGATGATTTATTTCGAAGGTTGGCGTGATGAATACAGCGTGATTTTTGCGCGATTGGTGCGTGAATTTGACCCTAGTAGCGTAGCACTTGTATCCTTTGGCACGCTGACATTTATAAAACCAGTTATCAAAAAACTGCGCGCCAGAGGTTTAGAGAGCAAAATTTTGCAAATGCCATTTTCGCAGGCAAACGGCAAAATTTCATACCCTAAAAATATCAAACTCGAAATGTTTAAATTCGCCTATTCTAGCCTGCGCGCGTGGCATGAGGAAGTATTTTTTTATCTTTGCATGGAGGACGAGGCGCTCTGGGGCGAGGTTTTTGGGCGCGAGTTTGCCAGCAACGACGAATTCGAGCGCGCGATGAAAGAGGCGTATATGCGCAAAATAAAGGAAAATCTATGA